The segment TTTTCCCTCAAATCCCCACCTTCAAGTAATTGACTCAAACATTGAACTCCTTGATCTGgtgattaataaaaaagatcaATATACCAAATTGCCTCAAccaccaaatttaaaatgcaACTTCTAAACCCCATTCTCTCACTTATGAGAGAGTTCAAAATACTATTGAGAAATCTAGAGTGGGGAAGAGAACTTTACCCATCCTTCTGATACTTGGTACGACATGCTCATGGCTCTTTGTTTCATTCATGTCAGCAAGAGAACAACGCACATGCAAAACTTCGTTCTGACCTGAATTTTAAAGATGTCGAACCCAACTCTAGCACAATAGccttaatgaaaaaaaaaaagcataatgAAAAGTTCATGGAGATACTGAGCATTCAAACTCaatctataaattttcatCATACAGTTAGTGATCATAGCTTACAAGCTTTCAAAACATAGGCCAGAATAACTTAAGCTTAAGCACAATACTCCACGAGAGTCCCAATattatgacatttataacGTTCTAGTCTTCCTACTTTTCTTTACAGCAATTTTCTCCTCGTActtcttaaaaaatgtaaCGGTAAAATGTTTTACATCAAAAAATTCATTACAAATCTTATTTGGAGTTACCTATGCATTGATAAATGCCAACAATATACCTCTTCCTATGGCTGATCTACAGAGGAATCTTTGACGAGGTACTTATTGATTACGTCTTTTTAATTACAAggattaaattgtaaatatatatatatatatatatatcaaaacaaGCTAGAAATCCTAAGCTAGCTTGGAAAAATAATCAGCAGCTTAACGAAACACCAAGGAGCTAGCTTACAGCGGGAACGTTGAAATACAACCTGTAGATTGTCAAGGCCGCCATTGTACGGATTCCACTCCGATACAGCTCTCCAGTCCTTAACGCATCCTACAAGAACCTTCGGAGCCATAGAACACAAGAAATGAAAACTGATGCAATGGAGTTACCTATGAATCAAAACCAAAGGAACTTTCACAAATATTACAGCGGGAACGTCGCGAGATTCAATGAGAAACTCGAAGTCTGAGGCCGAAGGAGGAACTTCAAAGCGTTGGATTTTCAGATTTTCGTCCATCGATCGGGAGTTCGTGTGGAGTTGAAGCTCGAGTGTAAGTAACTGAGAGGCAATGGGAACCATCTTCTATCATATCTCTAAAGctataaattttatcattaaacattaaaataaataaataaatctttataaattttatcattagttaatatatttaaatttaaggcGGAGAGACGAATAACATAAATTGAGTCATACAGACGTTGGGCCCAAAAACCACGAGGCCCATGAGGGTTGCAGCTGTCGGCCCAATGTATGATGTGGCCTATGGGCCCACAAGGGTTGGATCAGCCCCCAATGTGGTTATTGGCATTTTGTGATTatcattatttctttaatattattttttgtcatAATACAGCGGTGGCCGAATATAGTAACTTatcctaaattaaaatttgtaggtaattttccatttcaatattatatttaatgattataccatgcaataaaaaataatttaatttatcctataaacaatatttttgccctaaattcactttattttttctacattacaataaataaaatata is part of the Cucurbita pepo subsp. pepo cultivar mu-cu-16 chromosome LG12, ASM280686v2, whole genome shotgun sequence genome and harbors:
- the LOC111807652 gene encoding uncharacterized protein LOC111807652 isoform X1, whose translation is MVPIASQLLTLELQLHTNSRSMDENLKIQRFEVPPSASDFEFLIESRDVPAVLVGCVKDWRAVSEWNPYNGGLDNLQVVFQRSRCQNEVLHVRCSLADMNETKSHEHVVPSIRRMDQGVQCLSQLLEGGDLREKELREETYSHRLCMGLLL
- the LOC111807652 gene encoding uncharacterized protein LOC111807652 isoform X3 produces the protein MVPIASQLLTLELQLHTNSRSMDENLKIQRFEVPPSASDFEFLIESRDVPAVLVGCVKDWRAVSEWNPYNGGLDNLQVVFQRSRCQNEVLHVRCSLADMNETKSHEHVVPSIRRME
- the LOC111807652 gene encoding uncharacterized protein LOC111807652 isoform X2, with product MVPIASQLLTLELQLHTNSRSMDENLKIQRFEVPPSASDFEFLIESRDVPAVLVGCVKDWRAVSEWNPYNGGLDNLQVVFQRSRCQNEVLHVRCSLADMNETKSHEHVVPSIRRMGVQECAG
- the LOC111807652 gene encoding uncharacterized protein LOC111807652 isoform X4, with translation MVPIASQLLTLELQLHTNSRSMDENLKIQRFEVPPSASDFEFLIESRDVPAVLVGCVKDWRAVSEWNPYNGGLDNLQVVFQRSRCYCARVGFDIFKIQVRTKFCMCVVLLLT
- the LOC111807652 gene encoding uncharacterized protein LOC111807652 isoform X7 — its product is MVPIASQLLTLELQLHTNSRSMDENLKIQRFEVPPSASDFEFLIESRDVPAVLVGCVKDWRAVSEWNPYNGGLDNLQVVFQRSRCVQECAG
- the LOC111807652 gene encoding uncharacterized protein LOC111807652 isoform X5 — encoded protein: MVPIASQLLTLELQLHTNSRSMDENLKIQRFEVPPSASDFEFLIESRDVPAVLVGCVKDWRAVSEWNPYNGGLDNLQESHKGRCTTLHYHHGFLLSSAWENIKYIHILS
- the LOC111807652 gene encoding uncharacterized protein LOC111807652 isoform X6 translates to MVPIASQLLTLELQLHTNSRSMDENLKIQRFEVPPSASDFEFLIESRDVPAVLVGCVKDWRAVSEWNPYNGGLDNLQAFKSVLDKYLGVNLNGPNPGS